The proteins below are encoded in one region of Candidatus Sulfotelmatobacter sp.:
- a CDS encoding OsmC family protein, giving the protein MSEHRATIRWQQASGSEFLKGRYSREHTWSFDGGVTVPASSSPAAVRPPFSNPANVDPEEAFVAAISSCHMLTFVWLAYRAGLDVVAYEDEAVGQMTPNEHKVPWVSAVTLNPKITWGTTGPPDAASLERLHHEAHEQCFIAQSVKTAINVAGVAAIHQDGPGESR; this is encoded by the coding sequence ATGTCCGAGCATCGCGCCACGATCCGCTGGCAGCAGGCATCCGGGTCCGAGTTCCTGAAGGGCCGCTACTCCCGCGAGCACACCTGGAGCTTCGACGGTGGCGTCACCGTGCCGGCGTCGTCGTCGCCGGCGGCGGTGCGCCCGCCGTTCTCGAATCCCGCCAACGTCGATCCCGAGGAAGCGTTCGTGGCCGCGATCTCGAGCTGCCACATGCTCACGTTCGTGTGGCTCGCGTACCGCGCCGGCCTCGACGTCGTGGCCTACGAGGACGAGGCGGTCGGCCAGATGACGCCGAACGAGCACAAGGTGCCGTGGGTGAGCGCGGTGACGCTGAACCCGAAGATCACCTGGGGCACGACCGGCCCGCCCGACGCCGCGAGCCTCGAGCGGCTGCACCATGAGGCCCACGAGCAGTGCTTCATCGCGCAATCGGTGAAGACCGCGATCAACGTGGCGGGGGTCGCGGCGATTCACCAGGACGGACCTGGCGAATCGCGGTGA